The genomic stretch ATGGTACATTCTCCATTAATCTAAATTTTGGCGACACGGTTATTTTCTCAAATATTGCTTATCAATATTTTTACTTTATCTATTCAGATAGCACTTCTCCCATTAAAGATGTTGTAATTGAATTGAAGGAGCAAAATTACTTACTGAGCGATGTGAGTATATTTAGCTACAAGCTTACTACCAATAAGGATAGGGAAATGGAAATAAAAGCTCCAAAAACTCCTAGCAATAAAGACCTTAGCGATGGTAGGATTACGAATGCCACTGTGGCCAATCCAGCAGAATATCTCTACAACTTATTTGGCAGTAAGCCAAGACAACTAAGAATGCTAGCTCAGCTTAAAGCTGAAGATTACTACCGCGAAGTATTGGAGCAAAATTCTAACAGGCAGAGCGTGACAAAGCTTACTGGTCTATCAAAAGAAGATCTTGAAGCTTTTATGTTTTACTGTAAATATTCTACCGCTCGTATGTACACCATGAATGACTACGAGTTTCTCCGATCAGTGCAACGCTGCTATCAGGTGTACGTAAACGAACGTGAGTTGGAGGGGTTCCTAGAACAGTTTGACTAAGCAATAGATTCCATTCACTAAAGATTGGGGGCACTCCCCTCCTTTTAGGTGCTATTCACTAATAATAACGGGTAATATTGGCTTATAGAAAAGCATATACCCCTTGATTATGACCGTTGATAGCCACCTTAACTCAGTAGTATCTTTTTACAAAACCAATTTCATCGAAAATGATGACGAAAGCGTAAATGATGAAAAATTGGTGCAGTTCATTAAGAAACATCTGTTATCTTTGTCTAACTCTCAAGAGCGAATAGAACTTTTTCAAAGGACTTTACGCGCCATTAGAGAGCAGATAGTTCTTAAAAAACTTAGTATGGTTTATGATCCGTTTTTCTTTGAAAACCCATCATTAAACACTAACAACCGTACTTTAAAAATACTAGTACACGAGTTGAGAAGATTGGTGTATTAAACGATTCCTCCCTTGATGTGTGATTGAAAGCTCTATTTGTCTTTTTTGACAAATGGGGCTTTCTTCTTTTTAGGGCCATTCGGTTTGTAAAATAGACCTTTTGTTCTTCAATATACATCCGGTATTATTTTCTACAGTTTACATTTGCCTTCAATGAAACATGAGCTTTACATACAACGCTGCATCCAACTAGCTGAAAACGCCAAGGGAAATACATGCCCAAATCCGTTGGTGGGATCAGTGATTGTACATAATGACCAAATAATAGGTGAAGGCTGGCATGCCAAATCGGGTGAGCCCCATGCAGAGGTTAACGCAATAAACAGCGTACAGGATAAAAGTGTACTTACCGAAAGTACCATTTATGTAAGTCTTGAGCCCTGTGCTCATTTTGGAAAAACTCCCCCCTGTGCTGACCTTATCGTAAAAAATAAAATTCCCCGCGTTGTAATAGGCTGCCGTGACCCATTTGATGCTGTAAATGGAAAAGGTATCGAAAAACTACAGGCAGCCGGAATTGAAGTTCTTGTTGGCGTTCTTGAAAAAGAGTGTCTTGAATTAAACAGCGCCTTCTTTACCTATCACACTAAAAAACGCCCTTATATTATTTTAAAATGGGCTCAAACTCAAGATGGTTATTTGGATAAAATTCGTGAGGAAAAAGACAATGGTGTAAACTGGATTACACAACCAGAAACCAAACTCTTAGTGCATCGCTGGCGCCACGAAGTAGATGGGATTTTGGTAGGCGCTAAGACAATTATCAATGATAATCCAGAACTGACGGTGAGATTAGTGGAGGGTCAAAACCCAATGCGAT from Owenweeksia hongkongensis DSM 17368 encodes the following:
- a CDS encoding carboxypeptidase-like regulatory domain-containing protein, giving the protein MKKIFSVILFVFLTSPILLAQQLSGIVIDDASKEQIPGTHVINKRTLKGTLTNANGTFSINLNFGDTVIFSNIAYQYFYFIYSDSTSPIKDVVIELKEQNYLLSDVSIFSYKLTTNKDREMEIKAPKTPSNKDLSDGRITNATVANPAEYLYNLFGSKPRQLRMLAQLKAEDYYREVLEQNSNRQSVTKLTGLSKEDLEAFMFYCKYSTARMYTMNDYEFLRSVQRCYQVYVNERELEGFLEQFD
- the ribD gene encoding bifunctional diaminohydroxyphosphoribosylaminopyrimidine deaminase/5-amino-6-(5-phosphoribosylamino)uracil reductase RibD; the encoded protein is MKHELYIQRCIQLAENAKGNTCPNPLVGSVIVHNDQIIGEGWHAKSGEPHAEVNAINSVQDKSVLTESTIYVSLEPCAHFGKTPPCADLIVKNKIPRVVIGCRDPFDAVNGKGIEKLQAAGIEVLVGVLEKECLELNSAFFTYHTKKRPYIILKWAQTQDGYLDKIREEKDNGVNWITQPETKLLVHRWRHEVDGILVGAKTIINDNPELTVRLVEGQNPMRLIIDPNNRIPKDAKIFSESGKTVVFSNELQASQENITYFELDSKKLVLESVLKACYDLQIQSILVEGGAHTLQSFIEANLWDEARVLTGASSFGQGLRAPSLTLNPTETHRFGKDSLRIFYR